A single window of Cydia splendana chromosome 13, ilCydSple1.2, whole genome shotgun sequence DNA harbors:
- the LOC134796540 gene encoding dynactin subunit 5, whose translation MELQDIYYNKSEYVETASGNKVSRQTVLCGSQNIILHGKVIVQSEAIIRGDLANVKTGRFCIISKGSVIRPPFKKFSKGVAFFPLQMGDHVYVGENTVVNAAVVGSYVYIGKNVVIGRRCVLKDCCMIEDNSVLPAETVVPSFARYSGSPARFVTTLPEAMPDLMTEFTKGYYQHFLPTTVN comes from the exons ATGGAGCTTCAAgatatttattacaataaatcTGAATATGTGGAAACA GCTTCTGGTAATAAAGTGAGCAGACAAACAGTGCTGTGCGGCTCGCAAAACATTATACTACATGGCAAAGTTATCGTTCAAAGCGAAGCAATCATAAGAGGTGACCTGGCGAATGTTAAGACAGGGCGTTTCTGCATTATCAGTAAAGGGTCCGTTATACGACCACCTTTTAAGAAGTTTAGTAAAGG AGTAGCCTTCTTCCCGCTTCAAATGGGTGACCATGTTTACGTTGGGGAAAACACTGTGGTAAATGCTGCTGTGGTTGGATCTTATGTGTACATCGGGAAAAATGTTGTTATT GGCAGGAGATGTGTCCTAAAAGACTGCTGTATGATTGAAGACAACTCCGTGCTGCCTGCTGAGACAGTAGTACCCTCATTCGCTAGATACTCCGGCAGCCCTGCCCGCTTTGTCACCACATTACCCGAAGCCATGCCTGACCTGATGACAGAGTTCACTAAAGGCTACTACCAGCATTTTTTACCAACTACtgtaaattaa